One Natranaerovirga hydrolytica genomic region harbors:
- a CDS encoding biotin/lipoyl-containing protein produces the protein MKKYRVTVNGTSYEVEVEELGEGVSSAPSAPAQTSTPAAAPTPAPAAGGAGDPVPAPMPGKIIEVKVSQGQQINEGDVIAVLEAMKMENEVVAPKSGTVASVNVNKGQSIESGDAIITIS, from the coding sequence ATGAAAAAATATAGAGTAACAGTGAATGGTACTTCTTATGAAGTAGAAGTAGAAGAATTAGGAGAAGGTGTTTCTTCAGCGCCAAGTGCACCTGCACAGACTTCTACACCAGCAGCAGCGCCTACACCTGCACCAGCAGCAGGAGGAGCAGGAGATCCTGTGCCAGCGCCAATGCCAGGAAAAATTATTGAAGTAAAAGTTTCACAAGGTCAACAGATTAATGAAGGTGACGTTATTGCAGTTTTAGAAGCGATGAAAATGGAAAACGAAGTAGTAGCACCAAAAAGCGGTACAGTTGCAAGTGTTAATGTTAATAAAGGACAAAGTATTGAATCAGGAGACGCAATTATTACAATTAGTTAA
- a CDS encoding SLC13 family permease, whose product MSPEYITLIFLIFTVIMFVWEKIPLAVTAMIVAIGLSLTGVLEPSEVFSGFVNGNVLLFMAMFVVGAAFFETGMAQKVGGIVTKFAKTERQLIVAVMLITGVMSGLLSNTGTAAVFIPVIIGIAAKSGFSRLRLLLPLVLAAAMGGNLSLIGAPGNMIAQSALQNIGMEFGFFEYAKVGLPMLIIGIIYFSLFGYKLLPADRDDSLDTDSVYSKQKDYSDVPKWKQNVSLIVLVVTILAMIFEKQIGVRLFVSAWIGALVLIATGVISQKNAMKSIDMNTILLFVGSLALANAIQSSGTGGLIADTFIGILGNNPSPYVLLFAILLLSAVMTNIMSNTATTALLVPIGLSIASAMGVDPRAVLMATVIGGSCAYATPIGMPANTMVYGLGGYTFKDFLKVGGPLVIVSIIVGMILLPLFFPF is encoded by the coding sequence ATGAGTCCTGAGTATATAACTTTAATTTTTCTAATCTTTACAGTTATTATGTTTGTGTGGGAGAAAATTCCATTGGCAGTTACGGCAATGATTGTTGCAATTGGACTTTCTTTAACAGGTGTGTTAGAGCCATCAGAAGTATTTTCAGGTTTTGTCAATGGTAATGTGCTTCTTTTTATGGCGATGTTTGTCGTGGGGGCAGCATTTTTTGAGACCGGAATGGCTCAAAAAGTAGGTGGGATAGTTACTAAATTTGCAAAGACCGAAAGACAACTCATTGTTGCAGTCATGCTTATTACTGGTGTGATGTCAGGTTTGCTGTCTAATACAGGTACTGCAGCAGTTTTTATACCAGTCATTATAGGTATTGCAGCAAAGTCAGGATTTTCTAGATTAAGATTGTTATTGCCTTTGGTTTTAGCAGCAGCTATGGGAGGAAATCTTAGTTTAATTGGTGCACCGGGTAATATGATTGCTCAATCAGCACTTCAAAATATTGGCATGGAGTTTGGATTTTTTGAATACGCTAAGGTAGGGTTACCAATGCTCATTATAGGAATTATTTATTTTAGTTTGTTTGGGTATAAACTTCTGCCAGCTGATAGAGATGATTCCCTAGATACAGATTCCGTTTATAGTAAACAGAAAGATTATTCTGATGTACCAAAATGGAAACAAAATGTTTCATTGATTGTATTGGTAGTAACCATTTTAGCTATGATATTTGAAAAGCAAATTGGTGTAAGGTTATTTGTTTCAGCTTGGATTGGAGCTCTTGTATTAATTGCTACTGGAGTTATTTCGCAAAAAAATGCAATGAAGTCTATTGACATGAATACCATTTTACTATTTGTAGGTTCATTAGCATTGGCTAATGCCATTCAATCATCTGGAACAGGAGGGTTAATAGCGGATACTTTTATTGGAATATTAGGTAATAATCCTTCACCATATGTATTATTATTTGCTATATTGCTTCTTTCAGCTGTTATGACGAATATTATGTCTAACACAGCAACAACGGCATTACTTGTTCCAATAGGTCTTTCGATTGCTAGTGCAATGGGTGTTGATCCAAGAGCGGTATTAATGGCAACAGTAATTGGCGGGTCTTGTGCTTATGCAACACCAATTGGAATGCCAGCCAATACTATGGTATACGGTTTAGGTGGCTATACATTTAAAGACTTCCTAAAAGTAGGTGGACCATTAGTTATTGTTTCAATCATTGTAGGAATGATATTACTACCTCTTTTCTTCCCATTTTAA
- a CDS encoding tRNA (mnm(5)s(2)U34)-methyltransferase — translation MFNKRLTDCVKDIIKENIGVGDVVVDATMGNGNDTHFLAQLVGKEGQVYSFDIQEEAIKSTKNKLLQTALDQQVLLIKDSHANMKAYIKEPVKAYMYNLGYLPNGDKNIITQKETTLFSIKEALDLLAPNGVISILSYYGHKGGLEEKEGLEALINNLDSKKYNGIAIETRNKRNCPILYLIYNKSV, via the coding sequence ATGTTCAATAAACGATTAACAGATTGTGTAAAAGATATCATAAAAGAAAATATAGGAGTAGGAGATGTGGTCGTTGATGCAACAATGGGCAATGGCAATGACACACATTTCTTAGCCCAATTGGTAGGTAAAGAAGGACAAGTCTACAGTTTTGACATACAAGAAGAAGCTATAAAAAGCACTAAAAACAAATTGCTTCAGACCGCTTTGGACCAACAAGTCCTATTAATAAAAGATAGCCACGCCAATATGAAAGCATACATTAAAGAGCCTGTTAAGGCATATATGTATAACCTAGGATATTTGCCAAATGGCGATAAGAATATTATAACCCAAAAAGAAACAACATTATTTTCTATAAAAGAAGCGTTGGATTTATTAGCACCTAATGGCGTGATTAGCATTTTGAGTTATTATGGTCATAAGGGTGGTTTAGAAGAAAAAGAAGGTCTTGAAGCCTTAATCAATAACCTTGATTCAAAAAAATACAATGGGATAGCAATAGAAACGAGAAATAAAAGGAATTGTCCTATTTTATATTTGATTTATAATAAAAGTGTATAG
- a CDS encoding OadG family protein, producing the protein MDTLINALGVTAVGMGIVFAMLIIISVIIANLRHVNNLFAKQPKKQEVVKETKVETPVVKEESVDDLELVAVITSAIAASLNTTSDQLQVKSIRRVKTKKTKWQYQ; encoded by the coding sequence GTGGATACATTAATCAATGCGCTAGGTGTAACGGCAGTAGGTATGGGGATTGTATTTGCAATGCTCATTATCATTTCAGTTATTATAGCCAATTTAAGACATGTGAATAACCTATTTGCAAAACAACCAAAAAAACAAGAAGTTGTTAAAGAAACAAAAGTAGAAACACCTGTGGTAAAAGAAGAAAGTGTAGATGATTTGGAATTAGTAGCCGTGATTACATCAGCAATTGCAGCTTCTTTAAATACAACATCCGATCAGTTACAAGTTAAATCAATTAGACGTGTAAAAACAAAAAAAACCAAATGGCAATATCAATAA
- a CDS encoding AraC family transcriptional regulator, with amino-acid sequence MSIMYYTWENKKRDIDLKQYVYDINFYHYNWHEALELMIILKGEVEISANGKVHILEENDLILLNSNVGHATLARKSKSIAMVIHLDPIYFSSYYNDYHLLDFNCISNRKTRNEFPFIQIRKLAIEMSQVIHSNSPVDKIYFEGLLHQVMATVVKNFPPTEISTIEMASNKKEKDTVRKIIGYIDHHYKEKISLEELSYLYGYHKNYISHIVKQQLGINYYQYLTRIRLREATYALLDFEERISDIALSHGFSDVKSFNTAFKTSFGKTPSEYRRHLSKKKSSLNQLRKKRYLQVDEYEKIIKNKIKTNLDNPIANSQLIEENKTNEIEYQTLIEIKKNLRDCIIKIDEMKFEQ; translated from the coding sequence ATGAGCATAATGTATTATACTTGGGAAAATAAGAAAAGAGATATTGATCTAAAGCAATATGTTTATGATATTAACTTTTATCATTACAATTGGCATGAGGCTCTTGAATTAATGATTATATTAAAAGGAGAAGTTGAAATTAGTGCAAATGGTAAAGTGCATATTTTAGAAGAAAATGATTTAATACTTCTTAATTCTAATGTAGGACATGCCACTCTTGCTAGAAAATCAAAATCCATTGCTATGGTTATTCATCTTGATCCTATTTATTTTAGTAGTTATTATAATGATTACCATTTATTAGATTTTAATTGCATTTCTAACCGTAAAACAAGAAATGAATTTCCATTTATACAAATAAGAAAACTTGCTATAGAGATGAGTCAAGTAATCCATAGTAACTCGCCTGTAGATAAGATATATTTTGAAGGTCTTTTACATCAAGTAATGGCAACTGTTGTGAAAAATTTTCCCCCTACGGAAATTTCAACAATAGAAATGGCAAGCAATAAAAAAGAAAAAGATACTGTGCGTAAAATAATTGGTTATATTGATCATCATTATAAAGAAAAAATAAGTCTAGAAGAACTTTCTTATTTATATGGATATCATAAAAACTATATATCACATATTGTAAAACAACAGTTAGGCATTAATTATTATCAATATTTAACGAGAATAAGGCTTAGAGAAGCTACATATGCTCTTTTGGACTTTGAAGAAAGAATATCTGATATTGCTTTAAGTCATGGATTTTCAGATGTTAAATCTTTTAATACTGCATTTAAAACCAGTTTTGGCAAGACACCTTCTGAATACCGAAGACATCTTTCCAAGAAAAAATCTTCACTTAATCAATTAAGAAAAAAAAGATATTTACAAGTGGATGAATATGAAAAAATAATTAAGAATAAAATAAAAACAAATCTAGATAATCCTATTGCAAATTCCCAGTTAATTGAAGAAAACAAAACAAATGAAATAGAGTATCAAACCCTTATAGAAATAAAAAAGAATTTAAGGGATTGTATAATAAAGATAGATGAGATGAAGTTTGAACAATGA
- the ttdA gene encoding L(+)-tartrate dehydratase subunit alpha → MNNKQQIEKMTDMMSKFIALVSYKLPDDVENKLKELSDEETNPLAKTIYNTMEENQNLAQELKRPSCQDTGVLQFFIKCGQNFPLIGQLEKILRDSVYQSTLDTPLRHNSVETFDEYNTGKNIGKGTPSIFWEIEEESDKVEIYTYMAGGGCSLPGAATVLMPGEGYETVVKFVLDRMTSYGINACPPLLVGVGVGTSVETAALNSKLALMRSVESKSENENAAKMEKLLEDGINAIGLGPQGLKGAKSVMGVNVVNTARHPSTIGVAVNTGCWSHRRGKITFDSDLNYEINTHKGVKL, encoded by the coding sequence ATGAATAATAAACAGCAAATTGAAAAAATGACTGACATGATGTCTAAGTTCATTGCTCTTGTTAGTTATAAACTACCAGATGATGTGGAAAATAAATTAAAAGAATTAAGTGACGAAGAAACCAATCCTCTTGCAAAAACCATATACAATACAATGGAAGAAAATCAAAATCTAGCACAAGAGTTAAAAAGACCTTCTTGTCAAGATACGGGTGTTTTACAATTTTTTATTAAATGTGGACAAAATTTCCCCCTCATTGGTCAACTAGAAAAAATTTTAAGAGACAGTGTATATCAATCAACTCTTGATACGCCATTAAGACATAACTCTGTGGAAACATTTGATGAATACAATACTGGAAAAAACATTGGGAAAGGTACGCCAAGTATCTTTTGGGAAATAGAAGAAGAGAGTGACAAGGTAGAAATATATACGTATATGGCTGGAGGAGGATGTTCTCTTCCAGGAGCAGCAACAGTTTTGATGCCAGGAGAGGGTTATGAAACAGTGGTTAAATTTGTTCTTGACCGTATGACAAGTTATGGGATTAATGCTTGTCCACCACTTTTGGTAGGTGTTGGTGTAGGCACTTCTGTTGAAACAGCAGCTTTAAATTCAAAATTAGCTCTTATGCGTTCTGTAGAAAGTAAAAGTGAAAATGAAAATGCTGCTAAAATGGAAAAACTGCTTGAAGATGGTATTAATGCAATTGGTTTAGGGCCTCAAGGTCTTAAAGGTGCTAAATCTGTAATGGGTGTAAATGTTGTTAATACAGCAAGACATCCATCTACAATAGGTGTTGCAGTTAATACAGGATGTTGGTCTCATCGAAGAGGAAAAATCACCTTTGATAGTGATCTGAATTATGAAATTAATACACACAAGGGGGTAAAACTATGA
- the ttdB gene encoding L(+)-tartrate dehydratase subunit beta — MSKKILTTPIKSEDLKDIKIGDVIYLSGTLVTCRDVAHRRLIEKGIPLPVDLKGKAIFHAGPIVKDHGNENYEMISVGPTTSMRMEKFEREFIEETGVKLIVGKGGMGKNTEEGCKKHKVLHVVLPAGNAVLAANKVKQIKEVHWKDLGMPESLWVCEVKEFGPLIVSIDTEGNNIFEENKVGFNKKKEEQYNLISKEVSFIK, encoded by the coding sequence ATGAGCAAAAAAATATTAACTACGCCTATAAAAAGTGAAGATTTAAAAGATATTAAAATTGGAGATGTTATATATTTAAGTGGAACATTAGTGACTTGTAGAGATGTTGCCCATAGAAGGTTAATTGAAAAAGGAATTCCTTTACCGGTAGACCTTAAAGGGAAAGCAATTTTCCATGCAGGTCCTATTGTTAAAGACCATGGAAATGAAAATTACGAAATGATTTCTGTTGGACCAACAACCAGTATGAGAATGGAAAAGTTCGAAAGAGAATTTATTGAAGAAACAGGCGTTAAGCTTATTGTAGGAAAAGGCGGAATGGGTAAAAACACAGAAGAAGGATGTAAAAAGCATAAAGTATTACATGTAGTTCTTCCAGCAGGAAACGCTGTGTTAGCAGCTAATAAAGTAAAACAAATTAAAGAAGTACATTGGAAAGACCTAGGGATGCCTGAATCTCTTTGGGTATGTGAAGTAAAAGAATTTGGGCCCCTTATTGTTTCTATAGATACTGAAGGGAATAATATATTTGAAGAAAACAAAGTAGGGTTTAATAAAAAGAAAGAAGAACAGTATAATCTTATTAGTAAAGAAGTTAGCTTTATTAAATAA
- a CDS encoding pseudouridine synthase, which translates to MEVRLQKYLADAGVASRRKSEELITSGWVKVNDKVVKELGTKVNPDKDVIKYKDKVISHKEKLVYYVLNKPVGYISSVTDPRHRKTVVDLIKEKERVFPVGRLDYDSEGLLIITNDGDLTYKLTHPKHHIPKQYIVKVKGHPSEDKISKLRIGVALKEFKTSKCKIRLLKKYNKGSLYEVILFEGKNRQIRKMFDYIGHPVITLKRIAIGEIELEDLKTGEYRKLTREEIKYLKSV; encoded by the coding sequence CAGAAGAATTGATCACATCTGGATGGGTTAAAGTAAATGATAAAGTGGTAAAGGAATTAGGTACAAAAGTTAATCCAGATAAAGATGTCATTAAATACAAGGACAAAGTGATCTCTCATAAAGAAAAACTGGTTTATTATGTGTTAAATAAACCAGTAGGTTATATATCCTCAGTGACAGACCCTAGACATAGAAAAACAGTTGTTGACTTGATTAAAGAAAAAGAACGGGTATTTCCAGTTGGAAGATTAGATTATGATAGTGAAGGGTTGTTGATTATTACAAATGACGGTGATTTGACCTATAAATTAACCCATCCCAAACACCATATTCCAAAACAATATATTGTAAAAGTGAAAGGACATCCTTCAGAAGATAAAATTAGCAAATTAAGAATAGGTGTTGCATTAAAAGAATTTAAAACATCAAAATGCAAAATTAGGCTGTTAAAAAAATACAATAAAGGTTCATTGTATGAAGTGATTCTTTTTGAAGGGAAAAACAGACAAATAAGAAAAATGTTTGATTACATTGGACATCCTGTTATTACCTTAAAAAGAATTGCTATTGGTGAGATTGAATTAGAAGATCTAAAAACAGGAGAATACCGTAAATTAACAAGAGAAGAAATTAAGTATTTAAAAAGTGTGTGA
- a CDS encoding sodium ion-translocating decarboxylase subunit beta, with the protein MDLLDVFSDLVTQSGFTNLNIYNVIMVLVSLILIYLAIKKEYEPLLLLPIGFGILLVNLFPGIMAPPPDAETSGGLLYYLSQGNKLGIFPPLIFVGVGALTDFGPLLANPKSFLLGAAAQFGIFFAFIAAIVVGDLFPGLEITEQVAASIGIIGGADGPTAIYIASQLAEEHLPAIAVAAYSYMAMVPIIQPPIMRLFTTKEERMIQMEQLRPVSKLEKILFPIIVSLLVILVLPDTAPLLGMLMFGNLIKESGVVRNLVDTASNALMYIIVIFLGLSVGASAEGANFLNSTTLVILGLGLVAFCIGTATGVLFGKIMHKLSGGKVNPLIGAAGVSAVPMAARIVQKVGSEDNPNNFLLMHAMGPNVAGVIGSAVSAGVFLAIFG; encoded by the coding sequence ATGGATTTATTAGACGTATTTAGTGATTTAGTTACGCAAAGTGGATTTACTAACCTTAATATATACAATGTAATAATGGTGTTAGTATCTTTAATATTAATTTACTTAGCGATTAAAAAAGAATATGAACCATTATTATTACTACCAATTGGTTTTGGTATTTTATTAGTTAACCTTTTTCCAGGAATTATGGCACCGCCACCAGACGCTGAAACAAGTGGTGGGTTATTATACTACTTATCTCAGGGTAATAAATTAGGTATATTCCCACCATTAATCTTTGTAGGTGTTGGAGCATTAACGGACTTTGGTCCATTACTTGCCAATCCTAAAAGTTTCTTGTTAGGTGCAGCTGCACAATTTGGTATATTCTTTGCTTTTATAGCAGCTATTGTGGTAGGTGATTTATTCCCAGGATTAGAAATAACAGAACAAGTGGCAGCATCTATTGGTATTATTGGTGGAGCAGACGGTCCGACAGCAATATATATTGCTTCTCAATTAGCAGAAGAACATTTACCAGCTATAGCCGTTGCAGCTTATTCCTATATGGCTATGGTACCAATTATACAACCACCGATTATGCGATTGTTTACAACAAAAGAAGAACGTATGATTCAAATGGAACAGTTAAGACCCGTTTCAAAGTTGGAAAAAATATTATTCCCAATTATCGTATCCCTTTTAGTTATTCTAGTATTACCGGATACAGCGCCACTTCTTGGGATGTTAATGTTTGGTAATTTAATTAAAGAATCAGGTGTGGTTAGAAATTTAGTAGATACTGCTTCTAATGCGCTAATGTATATTATCGTTATTTTCTTAGGATTATCCGTTGGTGCATCAGCAGAAGGCGCTAATTTCTTAAATTCAACAACCTTAGTTATACTAGGATTAGGTCTTGTAGCCTTTTGTATTGGTACAGCAACAGGTGTTTTGTTTGGGAAAATTATGCACAAATTGTCAGGTGGAAAAGTGAATCCTTTAATTGGTGCAGCCGGTGTATCCGCCGTACCTATGGCAGCTAGAATCGTTCAAAAAGTAGGAAGTGAAGACAATCCAAACAACTTCTTGTTAATGCATGCTATGGGACCCAATGTAGCAGGTGTTATTGGTTCAGCTGTATCAGCAGGTGTATTTTTAGCGATTTTTGGATAA
- a CDS encoding acyl-CoA carboxylase subunit beta encodes MSNTTNLNELIQRRTDIEFGGVEKDKQKDPSNPLVARDRINTLLDGQSFVEVGAFVSHRSTDFNMTDQTTPADGVVTGYGTIEGRLVYVYSQDNTVLKGALGEMHAKKISHIYELALKMGAPVIGLIDSAGLRLQESTDALHGFGELFLKQSLASGVIPQITAVLGNCGGGATFIPSLSDFTFMISKKAKLYVNSPNALDNKNASLDTVASAKFHSEESGMVDFVLEDENTLLASIRNLVDMLPANNVEEAPELECSDDLNRVSSELNNLDTTNGIDAKAIIEKIADNNDFVEVKANYATTMVTGFIRLNGTTIGVVANQTIDTDGSLSSSASEKAASFIQICDAFNIPLLSLTDATGFKATVEEETKAIAKSVSKMLYTFTNATVPKVNVLVGRGYGSAYIAMNSKHIGADFVLAWPSAKVSMMEASSAVKIMYADEINAAQDVSAAINEKTNEFETLQSSPYAAASRGYIDDIIEPGATRKRIIATFEMLLSKRENRPEKKHGTIL; translated from the coding sequence ATGAGCAATACAACAAATTTAAATGAACTCATACAACGCCGAACTGATATTGAGTTTGGTGGTGTGGAGAAAGATAAGCAAAAAGATCCTTCAAATCCTTTAGTAGCAAGAGATAGAATCAATACGTTACTGGATGGACAAAGTTTTGTTGAGGTAGGAGCATTTGTATCTCATCGGTCTACAGATTTTAACATGACAGATCAAACAACACCAGCAGATGGCGTTGTTACAGGTTATGGGACCATTGAAGGTCGCTTGGTTTATGTCTATAGCCAAGACAATACTGTTTTAAAAGGTGCATTAGGAGAAATGCACGCAAAAAAAATAAGTCATATCTATGAATTAGCTCTTAAAATGGGTGCGCCAGTTATTGGTTTGATTGATTCAGCAGGATTGCGTTTGCAAGAATCAACAGATGCACTTCATGGTTTTGGTGAGCTTTTTTTAAAACAATCTTTAGCGTCAGGTGTTATTCCTCAAATAACAGCTGTTTTAGGTAATTGTGGTGGTGGAGCTACTTTTATCCCTTCTTTATCCGATTTTACCTTTATGATTAGCAAAAAAGCAAAATTATATGTTAACAGTCCCAATGCTTTAGATAATAAAAACGCATCTCTAGACACAGTTGCATCTGCAAAATTTCATAGTGAAGAATCTGGAATGGTGGATTTTGTCTTAGAAGATGAAAACACATTATTAGCCAGCATAAGAAATTTAGTAGACATGCTACCAGCTAATAACGTGGAAGAAGCTCCAGAGTTAGAATGTAGCGATGATTTGAATCGTGTGAGTTCTGAATTAAATAACTTAGATACAACAAATGGCATAGATGCTAAAGCTATTATAGAAAAAATTGCAGACAATAATGATTTTGTAGAAGTAAAAGCAAACTATGCAACAACAATGGTGACAGGATTTATTAGATTGAATGGCACAACAATTGGTGTGGTTGCCAATCAAACCATAGATACAGATGGTTCATTATCCTCTAGTGCCAGTGAAAAAGCTGCAAGTTTTATACAAATATGTGATGCATTTAACATACCATTATTAAGTTTAACAGACGCAACGGGTTTTAAAGCAACGGTTGAAGAAGAAACAAAAGCCATAGCAAAGTCTGTTTCAAAAATGCTCTACACGTTTACCAATGCAACCGTTCCAAAAGTAAATGTATTAGTAGGACGAGGATATGGAAGTGCTTATATTGCAATGAACAGTAAGCATATAGGTGCTGATTTTGTATTGGCTTGGCCAAGTGCAAAAGTATCTATGATGGAAGCTTCATCTGCTGTAAAAATTATGTATGCAGATGAAATTAATGCTGCACAAGACGTTTCGGCAGCAATAAATGAAAAAACCAATGAATTTGAAACATTACAAAGTAGTCCTTATGCAGCGGCAAGTAGAGGCTATATAGATGATATTATAGAACCTGGAGCAACAAGAAAACGCATCATAGCAACATTTGAGATGCTATTATCAAAAAGAGAAAACCGTCCAGAAAAAAAACATGGCACAATCCTATAG
- a CDS encoding oxaloacetate decarboxylase subunit alpha, whose product MAEQNKKAVKITDTILRDAHQSLIATRLTTEDMMPIIEKLDQVGYHSVECWGGATFDASLRFLKEDPWDRLRKLKDGFKNTKLQMLLRGQNILGYRHYADDVVEYFVQKTIANGMDIIRIFDALNDVRNLETALNATKKEGGHAQCAIAYTLSEVHTLDYYVKLAKQFEQMGADSICIKDMAGLLIPYAAEELVKAIKESVDVPIAIHSHYTSGVAGMSYLKAVEAGVDIIDTAISPFSMGTAQPATEVMVETLKDTPYDTGFDQTLLADIADYFRPIREKAIDSGLLNTKVLGVDIKTLLYQVPGGMLSNLVSQLKEQNAEEKFPEVLKEIPKVRAEFGYPPLVTPSSQIVGTQSVLNVLAGQRYKMITKESKAVVRGEYGKTPVPISEEVRKKIIGDEEPIICRPADLIQPELKKIEEEMKQYKEQPEDVLSYALFPQVAEDYFKYREAQKSKVDPELADKDNKTYPA is encoded by the coding sequence ATGGCAGAGCAAAATAAAAAGGCTGTAAAAATTACAGATACAATATTAAGAGATGCGCATCAATCATTAATCGCAACCCGTTTGACAACAGAAGATATGATGCCAATTATAGAAAAATTAGATCAAGTAGGTTATCACTCTGTAGAATGTTGGGGTGGTGCTACATTTGATGCTTCACTAAGGTTTTTAAAAGAAGATCCATGGGATCGATTAAGAAAATTAAAAGATGGTTTTAAAAATACCAAATTACAAATGTTACTTAGAGGGCAAAATATCCTAGGTTATCGTCATTATGCAGATGATGTTGTAGAATATTTTGTACAAAAAACCATTGCAAATGGTATGGATATTATAAGAATATTTGATGCCTTAAATGACGTTAGAAATTTAGAAACTGCTTTAAATGCAACAAAAAAAGAAGGTGGGCATGCCCAATGTGCCATTGCTTATACATTAAGTGAAGTTCATACATTAGACTATTATGTAAAGTTGGCAAAACAATTTGAACAAATGGGTGCAGATTCTATCTGTATTAAAGATATGGCAGGTTTATTAATCCCATATGCAGCAGAAGAACTTGTAAAAGCGATAAAAGAATCTGTCGATGTGCCGATAGCCATTCACAGTCATTACACAAGTGGTGTGGCAGGAATGAGTTATTTAAAAGCCGTAGAAGCGGGTGTGGATATTATTGATACAGCAATATCACCGTTTTCTATGGGAACAGCACAACCGGCTACAGAAGTTATGGTAGAAACTTTAAAAGATACGCCTTATGATACGGGCTTTGATCAGACTTTATTAGCAGATATAGCAGATTATTTCAGACCAATAAGAGAAAAAGCCATTGACTCTGGTTTGCTGAATACAAAAGTACTAGGTGTAGACATCAAAACATTGTTATACCAAGTACCAGGCGGTATGTTATCTAACTTAGTATCACAATTAAAAGAACAAAATGCAGAAGAAAAATTTCCTGAGGTTCTTAAGGAAATACCAAAAGTCCGTGCAGAATTTGGTTATCCACCACTTGTAACACCGTCTAGTCAAATTGTGGGAACCCAATCTGTGCTGAATGTATTAGCAGGCCAGCGTTATAAAATGATTACAAAAGAATCTAAAGCAGTGGTTAGAGGTGAATATGGAAAAACACCTGTACCTATTAGTGAAGAAGTTCGAAAGAAAATCATTGGTGATGAAGAACCTATTATCTGTAGACCAGCTGATTTAATACAGCCAGAACTTAAAAAGATAGAAGAAGAAATGAAACAATACAAAGAGCAGCCTGAAGATGTCTTATCCTATGCATTATTTCCACAGGTTGCAGAAGATTATTTCAAATATAGAGAAGCACAAAAAAGTAAAGTAGACCCAGAGTTAGCAGATAAAGATAATAAAACATATCCTGCATAA